The Catenulispora sp. EB89 genome includes a region encoding these proteins:
- a CDS encoding WXG100 family type VII secretion target has protein sequence MANINVTYGEMQQAAGQLTNFENQIEDVLKQAQAMITNLVNGGFVTDQASKAFDEAYGNFTKGATQMIGGMNGMCQYLNQAADQMQHMDTSLANAIKGK, from the coding sequence ATGGCGAACATCAATGTTACTTACGGCGAGATGCAGCAGGCCGCCGGGCAGCTGACCAACTTCGAGAACCAGATCGAGGACGTGCTGAAGCAGGCGCAGGCCATGATCACGAACCTGGTGAACGGCGGCTTCGTCACCGACCAGGCCTCCAAGGCCTTCGACGAGGCCTACGGCAACTTCACCAAGGGCGCCACGCAGATGATCGGCGGCATGAACGGCATGTGCCAGTACCTGAACCAGGCTGCCGACCAGATGCAGCACATGGACACCTCGCTGGCCAACGCCATCAAGGGCAAGTAA